A genomic window from Bubalus bubalis isolate 160015118507 breed Murrah chromosome 11, NDDB_SH_1, whole genome shotgun sequence includes:
- the LOC123328309 gene encoding atherin-like, with amino-acid sequence MRALTPQLPSLSSPPSRRAGSPPRHPRPAPGTATTPLHLTPSPAPGAPGQEAVRQGRASASSGRSGTAPHPSPCLCPRRGANAKASVAGAPAAAAARSLMGTLAAPTREAADPAPKAAAAAVPRSWPRQPLPHSTRSCPSCGRLSACGTHSLCRRSCGPLLSPPLQVSSAQRFLAREIL; translated from the coding sequence ATGCGCGCTCTGACGCCCCAGCTCCCCAGTCTGTCCTCTCCGCCAAGCCGCCGGGCTGGAAGCCCGCCGCGCCATCCCCGGCCGGCTCCGGGCACTGCCACCACCCCTCTGCATCTGACGCCGAGCCCGGCACCAGGAGCCCCGGGCCAGGAAGCTGTCAGGCAGGGGAGGGCCAGCGCCAGCTCTGGACGTTCCGGGACAGCCCCTCACCCCAGTCCCTGTCTCTGCCCTCGGCGCGGCGCAAACGCAAAAGCCTCCGTGGCTGGAGCCCCAGCCGCGGCGGCCGCCCGATCCCTAATGGGGACCCTGGCTGCACCCACTAGAGAAGCGGCGGATCCGGCTCccaaggcggcggcggcggctgttCCTCGGTCTTGGCCGCGGCAGCCGCTGCCCCACTCCACCCGCAGCTGTCCCAGCTGTGGCCGCCTGTCTGCCTGCGGCACCCACAGTCTCTGCCGCCGCTCCTGCGGCCCCCTCCTTTCCCCACCTCTTCAAGTATCGTCTGCGCAGCGGTTTCTCGCgagagaaatactttaa